The sequence below is a genomic window from Cedecea neteri.
CTAGTGGCCGGATCGTCATACTTTCCTTCGATTTTGAGTAAGTCGAAGCCTTTAGCATCAGCCCAAATTTCAAATCGATCTTCGCAAGCATTCATCATTAATCACTCACTAGTAATCAGGTTTTATTTAGCGTTTGGACAGCTTCCTTATATAACACTGACCTGCTTCCGGTTGATTATTACACACAAATGTTAGCCCATCATCCCTGCGGATATGACAAATGCGAACTTCCGCTCCTTGCTCATGAGGGAGAATCATACTCAAATCTCCCCTATTGCAGGAGATTTGAGTATGAACACGTCACCGTGGAACAAAGACCGTATCATTGGCCAAAAAAGACCACTTCAGATATCTCATATCTGGGGTATCCGAATCCGACTTGAACTGGAAGGTAAAACGCGCGATTTAGCCCTGTTCAATATGGCCCTGGACAGTAAACTTCGGGGTTGTGATCTGGTTAAGCTAAAAGTTTCTGATGTTGCATATGGTAGCTCCGTTTCAAGCAGAGCAATGGTGTTGCAACAGAAAACCGGTAGCCCTGTTCAATTTGAGATGACTAAAGGGACAAGAGAAGCTGTTGCCGCATTGATAAAGCTTGACAATTTACACAGTAAAGACTTCTTGTTTCGGTCTCGGGTCGGAACTAATCGGCACATTTCAACCCGGCAATACAACCGAATCTTCCATGGGTGGGTAGAAAAGCTTGGTCTCGAAGATTCGCTTTACAGCACACATTCCATGAGAAGAACAAAACCTTACCTGATCTACAAGAAAACCAAGAATCTCCGGGTGATCCAACTTCTGTTGGGTCATAAGAAACTGGAAAGCACAGTCCGTTATCTGGGCATTGAAGTCGATGATGCGTTAGAGATTTCTGAATCGATTGAAGTCTAAGGTTGCTAGGGCTGCAACAGCAGTCCTGTGCCAGAAGAGGACAAGTCCAGATCTGTATGTTAAATCCTCTAATGCATCAGAAAGTGAATGTTAAACGGATGCGTTCACTTCTGAGTGTCTTAACCACTCATTCACTGATATCGAATAAAGAAGGCTTGGAGGTGCATCTTTAACATCATGAATCTCTTTGACATATTTTAACCCCGACTTCTGGAGCACTTTCTGTGACGCCACATGATTCTCTCGAACAACAGCTGAAATCTCGGTTAATTTAATACTATCAAATCCCAATTTTATCGCGTATAGGGAGAATTCTGTGGCCAGGCCTTTACCCCAAGCCTCTGTAGATAAGCGATATCCAAGATTATTGATAACAATATCGTCATAATTACGAATCCCCAGCCCGCCAAAACCGATAATTTGATCAGGATTAGTAAGAAGTGAAATTGCCCAGTTTCCAAACCCATGAGCTTGCCAATGGTCGAGCCAGCGATTCATAACCATTTGTGCATGACCAATGTCCGGATATGGTCCCGCAGGATTAAACGTGTTCGTAGCGGGATCACCGTAAATTTTGAATAGATCGTTTACATCTGATGAGATTACAGGCCGAAGGTACAATCGATTTGTTTGAATTATCAACTTTATCTCCTAACGAATCATGCCATCAATATGCTTTATTAGATGGATCCTTTTGAGTTAAGCACACTTTTACGTGGGAGTAACTGGCGAATACATTGACAGCTATGTCCGCTCCTCGCTCACGGCGGACCTTAAACTTCATTCTGTTAAGAAGGTGACTGAACTCACTCTGCCTCGTAAGGAGCGTGAATAACACCGTCGTAATTTCTATATTTCTCTCTGCCGTTCCGCGAGTACATGTTTTGCTGCGCGTGATGC
It includes:
- a CDS encoding site-specific integrase, coding for MNTSPWNKDRIIGQKRPLQISHIWGIRIRLELEGKTRDLALFNMALDSKLRGCDLVKLKVSDVAYGSSVSSRAMVLQQKTGSPVQFEMTKGTREAVAALIKLDNLHSKDFLFRSRVGTNRHISTRQYNRIFHGWVEKLGLEDSLYSTHSMRRTKPYLIYKKTKNLRVIQLLLGHKKLESTVRYLGIEVDDALEISESIEV
- a CDS encoding GNAT family N-acetyltransferase, with protein sequence MIIQTNRLYLRPVISSDVNDLFKIYGDPATNTFNPAGPYPDIGHAQMVMNRWLDHWQAHGFGNWAISLLTNPDQIIGFGGLGIRNYDDIVINNLGYRLSTEAWGKGLATEFSLYAIKLGFDSIKLTEISAVVRENHVASQKVLQKSGLKYVKEIHDVKDAPPSLLYSISVNEWLRHSEVNASV